One genomic window of Candidatus Eisenbacteria bacterium includes the following:
- the lexA gene encoding repressor LexA, whose amino-acid sequence MKRRPLTPRETEALRYLRSRIVHGGGTPSVRDLRDALGFSSPNAAAHVIQRLIEAEYLRRRDDGRLQLLRDASGDPASARTVEVPLVGSVPCGAPLLAEENIEAMIPVSTRLAKPSHRYFLLRAQGDSMNRAGIEEGDLVLVRQQPTAENGDRVVALIDDEATLKEFRRTRDVVTLVPRSTNKRHRPILLSVDFQVQGVVQATIQDWPGKGKSHG is encoded by the coding sequence ATGAAGCGTCGACCCCTAACTCCGCGAGAAACAGAAGCTCTTCGCTACTTGCGTAGCCGAATCGTCCATGGAGGGGGCACGCCCTCTGTCCGGGACCTTCGCGACGCCCTGGGTTTCAGCTCGCCAAATGCGGCTGCCCACGTCATCCAGAGACTGATCGAGGCAGAGTATCTTCGCCGTCGCGATGACGGGAGACTCCAGCTCCTGCGCGATGCGTCTGGAGATCCCGCAAGCGCACGAACAGTCGAAGTGCCCCTGGTCGGATCTGTGCCGTGCGGGGCCCCGCTCTTGGCGGAAGAAAACATCGAGGCAATGATTCCCGTCTCAACCCGCCTCGCCAAACCGTCCCATCGGTACTTTCTTCTGCGGGCACAGGGCGATTCGATGAATCGTGCGGGGATCGAGGAGGGTGATCTCGTCCTCGTGCGTCAGCAGCCCACCGCGGAGAACGGCGATCGCGTGGTTGCGCTCATCGACGATGAGGCAACGCTAAAGGAGTTCCGCCGCACTCGAGATGTTGTAACGCTGGTGCCGCGGTCGACAAATAAGAGGCACAGACCAATCCTCCTATCAGTTGATTTCCAAGTCCAAGGAGTCGTGCAAGCGACAATCCAAGACTGGCCAGGGAAAGGAAAGTCACATGGCTAA
- a CDS encoding DUF2188 domain-containing protein, with the protein MAKKPVIVGPSGDGRWTIKGGGASTPISTHHKQSTAIDKAEKLAEQRKTELIIRGRDGTIRSKDSYGHDPNPPKDTEH; encoded by the coding sequence ATGGCTAAGAAACCGGTAATCGTGGGCCCGAGCGGCGACGGCCGCTGGACGATCAAGGGTGGTGGGGCATCCACGCCGATCTCGACGCACCACAAACAATCGACTGCCATCGACAAGGCGGAGAAGCTCGCGGAACAGCGGAAGACAGAGCTCATCATCCGTGGTCGGGACGGAACCATTCGGAGCAAGGACAGCTATGGCCATGATCCGAACCCCCCGAAGGACACTGAGCACTAA